The following coding sequences lie in one Pirellulales bacterium genomic window:
- a CDS encoding PilT/PilU family type 4a pilus ATPase, giving the protein MSSLLIDKLLMAVVKQNASDLHISVGQPPVLRLHGRLRRLETKTLEPDDTVALMKSITPDRCQQEMAEVGGSDFGFAFGDYCRFRVSIFKQRGNVGMVLRQIPNKLMSFAELGTPEAVQRLCMRPRGMFWVTGPTGSGKSTTLASMIDYINDTVDHHIMTIEDPIEFYHYHKKSTVNQREVGVDVPSFSEALRRVLRQDPDVILVGEMRDLATIEAAITAAETGHLVFGTLHTTGAQGTVNRIIDVFPTNQQEQIRVQLSTAIIGILSQTLIPKIGGGRVAAYEMLVVDSAIGNLIRENKTFRINSAIQTGAKKGMILLDDHLFKLWKEGKIAKEDAFMKAASVDELQKRIANAERGAFDDEDDVDRRAKDMDKIGGAGH; this is encoded by the coding sequence ATGAGTAGCCTGCTCATCGACAAACTGTTGATGGCCGTCGTGAAGCAAAACGCTTCCGACTTGCACATTTCCGTCGGCCAGCCTCCGGTGCTGCGCTTGCACGGCCGCCTACGACGCCTGGAAACCAAGACGCTCGAGCCCGACGACACCGTGGCGCTGATGAAAAGCATCACGCCCGACCGCTGCCAACAAGAAATGGCCGAAGTCGGCGGCTCTGATTTCGGTTTTGCCTTTGGCGACTATTGCCGCTTCCGCGTTTCGATTTTCAAGCAGCGCGGCAACGTCGGTATGGTGCTGCGGCAAATTCCCAACAAGCTGATGTCGTTCGCCGAACTGGGCACGCCCGAAGCCGTGCAGCGGTTGTGCATGAGGCCTCGCGGAATGTTTTGGGTCACCGGCCCCACCGGCTCGGGCAAAAGCACGACGCTGGCCAGCATGATCGACTACATCAACGACACGGTCGATCATCACATCATGACGATCGAAGACCCGATCGAATTCTATCACTATCACAAGAAATCGACGGTCAACCAGCGCGAAGTCGGCGTCGATGTTCCCAGTTTCTCCGAAGCGTTGCGGCGTGTGCTGCGGCAAGACCCCGACGTGATCCTCGTCGGCGAGATGCGCGACTTGGCCACCATCGAAGCGGCCATCACCGCTGCTGAAACCGGACACTTGGTGTTCGGTACGCTGCACACCACGGGCGCTCAAGGCACCGTGAACCGCATCATCGACGTATTTCCCACCAACCAGCAAGAACAAATCCGCGTCCAGCTTTCGACGGCGATTATCGGCATCTTGTCGCAAACGCTGATTCCCAAAATCGGCGGCGGCCGCGTGGCCGCCTACGAAATGCTGGTGGTCGATTCGGCCATCGGCAACCTGATCCGCGAAAACAAAACGTTCCGCATCAATTCGGCCATCCAAACCGGCGCCAAGAAGGGCATGATTTTGCTCGACGATCATTTGTTCAAACTTTGGAAAGAGGGCAAGATCGCCAAAGAAGACGCGTTTATGAAGGCCGCCTCGGTCGACGAATTGCAAAAGCGAATCGCCAACGCCGAGCGCGGCGCCTTCGACGACGAAGATGACGTCGATCGCCGCGCCAAAGACATGGACAAAATCGGCGGCGCGGGGCACTAG
- a CDS encoding type II/IV secretion system protein: MALRRIGQIFVDLGFIAEDQLELLLEEQKRRSGEMLGKVAESLGYINDEQLAQALAEQMGMRVVNLAETTLLPDVLARVTEPMAQLYRVIPVAFEDGTLTIAMCDPQKLTIRDELRTLLGYEIKAMVATESAVQRALDKFYSSGTESVESLVHDMEQDAQLREAAQAMEGDGPIDLTNVEALADSAPVRKLLNMVLLMAIKEHASDLHFEPFEDEFKIRIKADGVLFEMVPPPRHLAFAITTRIKVMANLDIAERRLPQDGRIELTVGGHPVDLRVSVLPTMFGESVVMRVLDRSVVQLNLGKVGMDSALLVDFRNVIAKPNGIVLVTGPTGSGKTTTLYAALSELNSIEDKLITTEDPVEYDIDGLVQVPIDASIGNTFANCLRSILRQDPDIILVGEIRDTETAEIAVQASLTGHMVFSTLHTNDAPSTITRLRDMGVPPFLITATVEAILAQRLVRRICAQCKEEVTPSADLLAELELKPADIAGKKFYRGKGCDHCNRTGYKGRVGLFELMVITDDMRDMIMRNASTDELRNAARGNGMVTLRDAGMAAAFEGTTTAEEVVRETILEA; encoded by the coding sequence ATGGCACTGCGTCGCATCGGTCAAATCTTCGTCGATCTCGGCTTTATTGCCGAAGACCAGCTCGAGTTGTTGCTCGAAGAGCAAAAGCGGCGATCCGGCGAAATGCTCGGCAAAGTGGCCGAAAGTCTCGGCTACATCAACGACGAGCAGCTTGCCCAAGCCCTCGCCGAGCAGATGGGCATGCGCGTGGTGAATCTGGCCGAAACGACGCTGCTCCCCGATGTGTTGGCCCGCGTTACCGAGCCGATGGCGCAGCTCTACCGCGTCATCCCGGTCGCCTTTGAAGACGGCACGCTCACGATCGCCATGTGCGATCCGCAAAAGCTCACCATCCGCGACGAGCTGCGCACGCTATTGGGTTACGAGATCAAAGCCATGGTCGCCACCGAAAGCGCCGTGCAGCGGGCCCTCGACAAGTTCTACTCCTCCGGCACCGAAAGCGTCGAAAGCCTCGTCCACGACATGGAGCAAGACGCCCAGTTGCGCGAAGCCGCCCAGGCCATGGAAGGAGACGGGCCGATCGATCTGACGAACGTCGAAGCGCTAGCCGACAGCGCTCCGGTTCGCAAGCTCTTGAACATGGTCCTGCTAATGGCCATCAAAGAGCACGCCAGCGACTTGCACTTCGAGCCGTTCGAGGACGAATTCAAAATCCGTATCAAGGCCGACGGCGTGCTGTTCGAGATGGTTCCCCCGCCGCGCCATTTGGCGTTCGCCATCACCACGCGCATCAAAGTGATGGCCAATCTCGACATCGCCGAGCGCCGCCTGCCGCAAGACGGTCGCATCGAGTTGACCGTCGGCGGGCATCCCGTCGATTTGCGGGTCAGTGTGTTGCCGACGATGTTCGGCGAAAGCGTGGTCATGCGAGTGCTCGATCGCTCGGTGGTGCAGTTGAACCTGGGTAAGGTCGGCATGGATTCGGCCTTGCTGGTCGACTTTCGCAACGTGATCGCCAAGCCCAACGGCATTGTGCTGGTGACCGGTCCCACGGGTTCCGGCAAGACGACCACGCTCTATGCTGCGCTGAGCGAGTTAAACAGCATCGAAGACAAGCTCATTACCACCGAAGATCCCGTCGAATACGACATCGACGGTTTGGTGCAAGTCCCCATCGACGCATCGATCGGCAACACGTTTGCCAACTGCCTGCGGTCAATCCTGCGGCAAGACCCCGACATTATTCTGGTCGGCGAAATTCGCGACACCGAAACGGCGGAAATTGCCGTGCAGGCGTCGCTCACCGGCCACATGGTCTTTAGCACGTTGCACACCAACGACGCCCCCAGCACGATCACCCGGCTGCGCGACATGGGCGTGCCGCCGTTTTTGATCACCGCCACCGTCGAAGCCATCTTGGCGCAGCGCCTGGTCCGCCGGATTTGCGCCCAGTGCAAGGAAGAAGTCACCCCGTCGGCCGATTTGCTGGCCGAACTGGAATTGAAGCCGGCCGACATCGCCGGCAAAAAGTTCTACCGCGGCAAAGGCTGCGACCATTGCAACCGTACGGGCTACAAAGGTCGCGTTGGCCTGTTCGAGTTGATGGTCATCACCGACGACATGCGCGACATGATCATGCGCAACGCTTCGACCGACGAGCTGCGCAACGCCGCCCGCGGCAACGGCATGGTCACCCTCCGCGACGCCGGCATGGCCGCCGCATTCGAAGGAACCACCACGGCCGAAGAGGTCGTCCGAGAGACGATTTTGGAAGCGTAA